The nucleotide window CCGTCGTCCATTGTATTTGCGGGTGATGCCCGCTCCTCCGCACAATATATCGCTTTCGCACGGAAGCCCTGCAGGAAGCGGCCGGGCCCGAACGATAACGGGTCGACAAGATTTTGCGCCTGCCGGGTCCAAAAACGGCCGGGAGGGTTCATAATGGTCCAACTCGGTGACAGGAGGGCCGTCATGTTATTCCTTTCGACCTCAGAAGCCCTGCTCTGGCCGCAACTGAGGAAACTGGAACCGGGACAACGTATGCGTCTTCGCCGCGGCGTCGTGATCGGGCGGGCCCGGGACGGGAGGGCTTACCTGGACGGGGCCTTCCGAATGCTGGTAACCGGCCCGTCTGCCGAACCTTGCGGCCCCTGGTGCCGGCTCGGCTCGGTGGCCGAAGCCGGCGTGCAGGAGGATGATTCGCAGGACGCGCGGGCGTCCTAACCGTCATCCTCGTTCCGGCGCCGCGCGAGTCAGCCCGAACGGACAATACGGCGTTTGATGGCCTCGGCAATGGCGGCGGTGCGGTTCTCCACGCCGAGCTTGGCGTAAATATGCACCAGATGGGTCTTGACGGTGGCCTCGGAGATGAAGAGCTTGCGGGCAATCTCCTTGTTCGGCATGCCGGTGGCCAGAAGTTCCACCAGCTGGACCTCGCGGGCGCTGAGCGCGGGCTCGGGGTTGCGGATCCGGCCCATCAGGCGGGCCGCGACTTCGGGGGCCAGCGCCGTCCGGCCGGCCGCGGCGGCGAGGACGGCTTCGCGGATCTGCTCCGGCGGGGCGTCCTTGAGCATGTAGCCGGCGGCTCCGGCCTCCACGGCGGCGAGGATGTCCGCGTCGGTATCGTACGTGGTCAGGATGAGGACCGGCGGGGCGGCCTTTCCGGCGTCGCCGTTGGCCTTGATGCGCGTCGTCGCGGTCACCCCGTCCACGCCGGCGCCCATCTGCAGGTCCATCAGCACCACATCGACGGGCTCACCGAGGGTGGCCAAGCGGTCGAGCTCCTCCAGCGCGGCAGCCCCGTCCGAGGCCTCGGCCGCCACGGTCATGCCTTCGAAGTCAGAGAGCATGGCGCGCAGGCCGGCGCGCACCACGGGATGGTCATCGACCAGCAGAATCCTGATCCCGCTCACCCCCGCTCCTCCCCCGGGCCGGTCCGCAGCGGCAGCCGGATGGCCACCACCGTTCCCTCACCGGGCGCGGATTCCAGGTCGAGCCGGCCGTTCAGCGCGGCAACCCGTTCGCGCAGCGTCAACAGCCCAAAGCCACCGCCGCCGTCGTACTTTGAAGGATCAAACCCCACGCCGTCGTCGTAAATATCCAGTGTCACGTCCTCGTCCAGAAACCCCAAAGTGACGACGGCGGTGCGCGCCTTCGCGTGCGCCAGCACGTTCGCCAGGCTCGCTTGCGCCGCCCGGAGCAGCGTGACCTCATACGGCGCGGGCAGCCGGACGCTGTCGCCGTCGAGGTTAAAACGGCAGCGCAGCTGGTCCCCGCGCGCCGCGGCCTGCCGCTCGGTGGCCGAACACAGCCGGACCAGGCTGTCGGCCAGGGCGCTGGCGCCGTCCTCGCGCGGTTCCAGTTGCGGGGAGGACAAACCGCGGATGAAGCTGCGCGCCTCGGCCAGGTTTTCCGAGGCCGTGGACTGGGCCAGCCGGATGCGCTCGGCCGCCGTCGTGGTGTCGCCGGCATCCAGCGCATTAGCGGCACCGCGCGAAACGAGCACAATGCTGGACAGGCCTTGGGCGAGGGTGTCGTGGATTTCGCGGGCGAGCCGGGCGCGTTCGGCGAGCACCCCGGCGTCGTGCTGGGATTGGGCCAGCTCGGCGCGGGTCCGGCGCAGCTCGGCGAGCGCACGGCGCTGGTTCTCGCCATCGAGATACAGGGCCCGGTAGGCCATGGCCATGAACACGGCGAACACGGCCCCCACCATCGGACCGATCAGCATCGCCGGCTCCAACCAGCCGTTGTGCCACCACTGGGACAGGATCACGACGCCGGTCAGCATGGCGACGGCGAACACGGCGTGCGCGGTTTTGAGCACGTGCAGGTGCAGAAAGAAGAGCGGGAACGCCAGCCAGACAAAGTTGCCGCTGACCGCCGCGAGCGCCACCCAGAGGACGGTCACCAGCGCCAGCCAGGCCGCCCCGTAGCGGCGCGGATCCGGGCCGGTCCCGGTGGTGCTGTGCCGCTTCTCGACGATCGTTCCGGCGAGGTAGACCCCGGCCAGCAGGAGTCCCAGCAGCAGGGCCAGCCAGCTCAGCGGTGCGTGCGGGGCGTTGATCAGTGTCAGCACCACGGCGAAGGCGAGCAGACCCGCGAAGCCGGTGTGCAGCCCGATCCGCAGCACGCGCAGCACCAAGGCACCGGCCGACGGCTGGACGGGTCCGGGCGCGGGCTCGGTCGGGACAGACATGCTCCCAGCGTAGCCACCACTCGGGCAGCGGACATCAACCATTCGACTGACTGGGGAATCAACCTTCCGCCCGCCGGGGATCAACCGCTTCCGCGATGTGCCCGCGCGGCTTCCGCGAAAGGCTGGATACAGCTGCCGAACGGCGGCCCAGTACTCCACCGAAAGAAGGAAACATCGTGTTTTTGGCACTGCGGGACATCCGGTTCGCGAAGGGCCGGTTCGCCCTGATGGGAACCGTAGTGGCCCTCATTACCCTGCTGCTGGTCATGCTCTCCGGCCTCACGGCAGGCCTGGGCAACCAGTCCATCTCCGCCATCGCCGGGCTGGCTCCGGCGGCCAACACCGTGGCATTCGGCGCGCCGGCAGGAAACGAGGCGAAGGCTTCCTACACAGAGTCGCAGATCTCGCGCGACGAGCTTGACGCCTGGCAGCAGGCGGACGGAGTGGAGCATGCCGAGGCCTTCGGCATCGCCCAGACCCGCTTCTCCGCCGGCCGCACCACCAACGTGGCGGTTTTCGGCGTCGAGCCCGGCGGCCGGCTGGCCCCCGCCCCCGTGGCGGACGGGACGGTGGTCCTCAGCCAAACCATTGCGGACGACTTGGGCGTTGCCGCCGGTGATCCGGCGGAAGTGGGCGGTCGGCAGCTGCTGGTCTCCGCCGTCGTCGACGACCAGTGGTACTCCCACACGCCGGTGGTCTGGACCTCGCTGGCGCAGTGGCAGAAGGTAGCCCATATTAACGACGGCGGGGCCGCCGACGGCCCGATCGCCACCGCCGTTGCAGTGCAACTGGCGGACGGGGATCCTGCCGGACCCGCCGCGGCCACGGGAAACGAATCCGCCGGCACCGTGACCACTTCGGTCGCGGGCTCCTTCCAGGCACTGGGTTCCTACAAGAGCGAGAACGGCTCACTGCTGATGATGCAGGGCTTCCTCTACGGAATCTCGGCGCTGGTGATTGTCGCTTTCCTGACCGTCTGGACCATCCAGCGGACGCGCGACATTGCGGTGCTCAAGGCGATGGGCGGCTCGGACGGCTACCTGCTGCGTGACGCGCTGACCCAGGCCGCGATCGTCCTGGTTGCCGGTGCCGCCGTCGGTGGGAGCGTGGGTGTTCTGGGCGGCTACGTCGCTGCCCAGGCCGCACCTTTCCTGCTCACCGCGGCCAGCACCGTGCTGCCGATCGCCGGCATCGTGCTCCTGGGCATGGCCGGCGCCGTCGTCGCGGTCCGCCGCGTGACCAAGGTGGATCCGCTGACCGCCCTCGGCGGCAACTGAACCCCGCGGCCTCCCCGGCACCTCCCTCCACCCTCCAGCTAAGGACGACCCCATGACTGCAGTACTGAACCTCGTCAACACCACCCTCGAGTACCCGGACGGTGACGCCACGGTCACCGCCCTGGACAGCGTCGACCTGTCCGCCCGGGCCGGCACCATCACCTCGTTGGCCGGGCCGTCCGGCTCCGGCAAGTCATCCTTGCTCGCCGTCGCCGCCACACTGATCCGGCCGACGTCGGGAGTCGTCCTCCTCGACGGCGTCGACACCACGGCCCTCTCCGCGCGGGAAACGGCCGTCCTGAGGCGTGAAACCATCGGCATTATCTTCCAGCAGCCCAACCTGCTGGCATCGCTGACCGCCGTCGAGCAGTTGCAGATCGCGGAGCACCTGCGCGGCGGATCGCCGAAGAAGTCGAAGGCCCGGGCTCTCGAGCTGCTGGACGTGGTGGGCCTCGCCGATTCTGCAGGACGGCGGCCGCATCAGCTCTCCGGCGGGCAGCGCCAGCGGGTCAACATTGCCCGCGCCCTGATGGGTGAACCGAAGCTGTTGCTGGTGGACGAGCCGACGGCGGCGCTGGACCACGAACGCTCCGAGGCGATTGTCCGGCTGCTGGTCCGCGTTACCCGGGATTTCAAGGTGGCCACGGTGATGGTCACCCACGATACGGAGTACATCCCGCTGACCGACGCCGTCGCCACCATGCGCGACGGCCGGCTCACCGCACTGGAGCAAGTCGCCGTTTGACACCTGACGCTCTACTGTCAATGTGAGTCACTCCTTTCCGATGTGCCGATCCGCAAGAACAGGGAGGCCCATGAGCACCGTCGTCCATTCCGCCCGCCGCATCACCGGCGGGGAGATCGTCGCCGGCGCCTGGGTGCTCCTCGAGGGCGGCCGAATTTCCGCTGCCGGCACCGGCAGCTGGTCCGCAACCGGTGCCGGTCAGGAGGTTGCGGGGATTCGGGAGGTCGACGCCGCAGGCGCCTATCTGGTGCCGGGGTTCGTAGATATGCACTGCCATGGCGGCGGCGGTGGGTCATTTGACGACGGCGACACCTCCCGCGGCCCGCTCACGCACCTGGCGTACGGGACCACCAGTCTCCTCGGTTCGCTGGTCACCAATCCGCTCGACCGCCTGGAGGCCACGCTGCGCCGGCTGGTCGCGGACGCTCCGGGTGACGGGACGCTGAAGGGCTTCCACCTCGAGGGACCGTTCCTTGCCGCCAGCCACTGCGGCGCCCACAATCCAAGCTTCCTCGCGCCGCCCACGGTTGAAGCCGTGGACCGGCTCGTGGAGGCCGGCGGCGGCCTACTGCGGCAGGTGACCATCGCCCCGGAGCTGGACCCCTGTTTTGCTGTCATCCGGAGACTGGTCGACCACAAGGTGGCGGTCGCCGTGGGGCATACGGACGCGGACTATGACACGGCCCGCGCTGCTTTCGACGCCGGCGCCAGCATCCTCACCCATGCCTTCAACGCCATGAACGGCTTGCACCACCGCGCACCCGGCCCCGTGGCCGCGGCGTTCGATTCGCCCCACGTCACGCTTGAAGTGATCCCCGACGGGCACCATGCCCATGATTCGATGCTCCGGATGGCGTTTCACGCCGCCCCGGGCCGGGTTGCCCTGATCACCGACGCCATGGCGGCGGCGGGCTGCGGGGACGGCACCTACCATCTTGGTTCGCTTCCGGTTGAAGTGAACGACGGCGTTGCCAGGTTGCCCCACGGAGGCCCCATCGCCGGCAGCACGCTCACCATGGATGCAGCGCTCCGGCGTGCCGTCGCGGCAGGAATCCCGCTGCCGGAGGCCGTCGCCGCAGCCACCTCGGTGCCCGCCCGGGCCACCGGTCTTGACGGCGATGGCGCAGGAAGCCTTGGCGTAAGGTCGGCGGCAGATCTGATTCTGCTCGACCGGAACCTGCGGCCGCACCGGATTTGGCAGGCGGGAGAAGAGCTGCCGGGAACAAAGGGTCAGGGCCAGCAGGACCAACCATCCCGAATCTGAGGGATCCTGGCGGGCAGCGCAGCTCCAAGACCTACCCAGTCGCAGCTACGGTCCCAGCGCGGGCATCGGGAGCCCGAAGTCTTCCTTCAACGCCAGCCGGGCGGCGTGGTAGCCGGCCATGCCATGTACGCCGGGTCCAGGCGGCGTTGCGGCCGAACACAGATACACCCCGTCGAGCGGCGTCTTCCACGGTTTGGTGCCGAGCACGGGCCGGGCCAGCAGTTGCGTGATGTCCACCGCGCCGGTGCCGAAATCCCCGCCGACATAGTTCGGGTTGTACTGCTCATATTCCGCAGCGGACATACTGTGCGAGGCAACAACGACTTCGGAAAACCCGGGCGCGGCCGCCTCGAGCTGCGCGGTGATCACGTCCGTCATATCGCGGGTGGAGCCTTGCGGCACGTGGCAGTAGGTCCACAGGACGTGCCGTCCGGCGGGTGCCCGCGTGGCATCGAAAACGCTTGGCTGGGAGACCAGGACAAAGGGCTTTTCGGAGTGCCGTCCGCGGGCAATGTCCTTCTCCGATGCCGCAACCTGTTCCCGGGTTCCGCCGAGATGGATCGTTCCGGCGCGGGCCAGTTTGGCGTTGGCCCACGGAACGGGATCGGACAGAATAAAGTCCACCTTGCCGGCGCCTGGGCCGTACCGGTAGGAGATCAAGGACTTGGCATAGCCGCGCGGCAGCCGTCCGCCGGCCAGCCGGACCAGCTCCTGCGGCGAGGTGTCCAGTAGCACGGTCCGGGCATCGGTCAGCTCCGCGAGGGAATTCACCCGGTGGCCGGTGACCAGCTTGCCGCCGTGGTTCTTCAAGTCGCGGACCAGTTCGTCGACGATGGCCTGCGAACCACCCACGGGCAGCGGGTACCCCACGGCGTGCGCCAGCGAGCCGAGCATCAGGCCGGCTCCGGCAGCCACCGGCCGCTGCAGGCCGCCGGGCGTATGGGCCATGACGCCGGACAACAGTGCAGGCGCAAGGTATTCCTTGAAGCGCATATTCCAGGCGGGACTCCCCTGCTCCAGCGAACGCAACCCGTACCGCAGCGCCGAAACCGGATGGCGGGGAAGCCGCAGCAGCTGGTTCATGGTCAGATCCAGCACGTTGCGGGAATGCGTGACCAGAGGCTCCATCAGCGAGCGGAAAGCCTGGCCATCGACGCCCAGTGCGTGGGCGGTGCGGTCCAGGTCCCGGTAGGCAAACGCGGCCTTCGCGCCGTCGATGACGTGCGAATAGGAGATGTCCGGGGTAATGAGCTCGACCCGCTCTGCCAGCCCGAAGTCCCGGAAGAACGGCGCCGCCACCGCCATCGGGTGTACCGCGGAGCAAACATCATGCCAGTGCCCGGGTTCCATCAGTTCGGTCGTGCGGGCACCGCCGCCGGGTGTGGCACCGCCCTCGAAGACGGTGACCTTCAGCCCGGCCCGCGCGAGGATGACCGCCGCCGCCAGTCCGTTCGGCCCGGCTCCCACCACGGCCGCATCGGGAAGTGACATGTACGCTCCGCCTTCCTGCCGGACTACCGGCTGCCGATCCGTGAACGCCATCTGTGAACAGCGTAGCCGTCCAGCACCAGCACGTCGCCGGAACGGTCGAAGGGGCCGCCCTGCGGATCGTCGGTCTCCAGCCGGCGGACCGGATCGTGCTCGGGGTGCAGGATGGACCGGACAACCTTGTACGCGATGTATGCCGTCGCTGCTATATGCGCAAGGACGGCCAGCACATAGTAGGCGCCGTCGATATTGTGCTCCGGCGCCCCGCCGCTGGTGAACTGCCCCAGGTACATCCAGACGGCCCACCAGTGAAGAAGTTCGACGAACTGCCAGACGAGAAAGTCCCGCCAGCGCGGGTAGGCGAGCGCCGCCAGCGGAATCAGCCACACCACGAATTGCGGGGAGTACACCTTGTTGGTGAGCACCAGGGCCGCCACGATCAGGAACACGATGGACGCCAGCCGCGGGCGCCGCGGGGCGGACAACACCAGCAGCGCGATCCCGATACAGGCAAGCAGGAACAGCACCAGGGACGCCCTGTTGATGAACTCCGGCCCCAGCTGCGGCAGCCCTTGCCCCTGCACCGTGGTGTTGTAGGCGTACCAGATCGAGGAGTAGCCGGCCTCGCGGTCGCGGCTGAACCCCAGGAAGAAGGCCCAGCCGGCAAAGTCCGCCAGCATGAAAGGCAGGTTGACGGCCAGCCAGGTTCCCGCCGCGGCGGCGGTAGTGACCACCAGCGGGCGGTACTTCCCGGTCCGGATGGCCAGCAGCAGCACGGCGCCCAGGATCAGCAGCGGGTAGATCTTCATGGCGGTGCCCAGCCCGATGAACACGCCGGCCAGCACCAGGCGTCCGCGGGCGAAGGACAGCATGGCGAGCGCCGCCAGCATGGCCGCCCAGAGATCCCAGTTAATGGTCCCGGCCACCACGATCCCGGGCGCCAGCGCCACCATCGCGGCATCCCACGGCCTGCGGTGGCTCATCCTCGCGGTCGCAATCACGGTGATGATCCAGACCACGGCGACCAGCGTCGCATTCACATCGAAGTAGGCCAGCGAGCGTTCCGCCGACACCCCGGAGCCGGGAACCAGCAGCGCCGTCACTCCCGCCAGCAATCCCATCAGCACCGGGTACTCGAAGACACCGCCCGGGGTCAGGAACGGGAACATGCCCTCCGCAAGCCCGCGGGTTTCGAACAGGACGGGCCAGTCCGAGTAACAGCCCATGTAGAAGTAGTCCGGCAGTACCCAGCCGGCCACGCGGCAGGGCGTTTTGACCAGCACGGAGAGCAGCGCCGCCAGCGTGGTGAGCACAATCAACACGCGTTCCGCCTTGAAGAAGCCCGGCTCCACAATCCCGGGGGCGGTCCGGTGTCCCAGCGGGCCGCCGATCAGCTCGGTGAACCGGCGCAGCAGCGGATCGTTGCGGCTGGGCACCACGATGCGCAGCGGCAATCTGCGTCTCGCTGGGCGGAACCGGGGCATGGCACCAACAGTACTGGCCGGTTCTGGTTAACAAAACGTTGGCTATCGATAACCTCCCCTTAACCTTAGGCACCCCGTCCGGCTACCCCGGCTCCCTACGGTGGCTTCAATGAGCACCACCGATCCCCAAGAAGTTCTGGTTGTGATCCCTGCCCGCGGCGGTTCAAAAGGGATTCCGTTCAAGAACCTGAAGCCAGTTTCCGGCCGTTCCCTCGTGGCCCGCGCCGTGGAAGCCGCCCGCAGCACACCGCTGGTCACCGACGTCGTCGTCAGCACGGACTCCGCCGACATCCGGTTCGAGGCCGAGCGTTTCGGCGCCCGCGTTGTTGAACGTCCGGCCGATCTCTCCGGCGACACCGCCACCAGCGAATCCGCCGTCCTGCACGCCTTGGACGCCCTCGACCAGGAGTTCGGCACCCGCCCGGTCGTCACCGTACTGCTGCAGTGCACCTCCCCCTTCATCGATCCCGCCGACCTCAATGAAGCGGTCCGCAAGGTTCTCGACGGCGAGGCGGACGTGGCGTTTTCGGTTGCCGAGAACCACAACTTCCTCTGGACCAAAAACGACGACGGCGCCGTCACCGCCGTGGGCCACAGCGCGGACTTCCGTCCCCGCCGGCAGGACCGCGAGCCCCAGTACCGGGAGACCGGCGCGTTCTACGCCATGCTCACCGAGGGCTTCACCGAGCGCCGGCACCGTTTCTTCGGCCGGCTGGACCTGCAGGTGGTGCCCGCCGAGCATGCCATCGAGGTCGACTCGCTCGAAGATCTGGCGCTCGTCCAGGCGATGGCTGCCCCCGCCGAGGCCACCGCCGTTGACGTCGATGCCCTGGTGATGGATTTCGACGGCGTCCACACCGACGACCACGCCTTCGTCAACTCCGAAGGCGAAGAGTTCGTCCGCGTCAGCCGCGGCGACGGCATGGGCATTGCCCGCCTGCGCAGGGCCGGAGTGCCCCAACTGATCCTCTCCACCGAGACAAACCAGGTGGTGACCGCCCGGGCCAACAAGCTCGGCATCGACGTCGTCCAGGACGTCAGGGACAAAGCCGAAGCAGTCTCCGAATGGATGGCTGTGCGCGGACTTGATCCCGAACGCGTTGCCTTTGTCGGCAACGACGTCAACGACCTGCCCGCCATGGGCAAGGTCGGTTGGCCCGTGGCCGTGGCGGACGCCCGGTCAGAGGTCAAGGCGGCAGCGCGCATCGTGCTGTCGCACAACGGGGGTGAAGGGGCGGTCCGCGAAATTTGCGAACTCGTCCTCGCCGCCCACACGGCCGCCGCGACCGGCAGCCGGAACGCAATTGCAGAAATGACAGAAAGAGCCTCCTGATGACTACCGAAACCACTCTCCCCACCGGCGCTCCGGCACCCGTCGCTATCGGTGACGTTCAGGTCGGCGCAGGCCAGCCCGTCTACGTAATCGGCGAAATCGGCATCAACCACAACGGCGACATCGAGATCGCCAAGCAGCTGATCGACGTCGCTGCCGCCGCCGGTGCCAACGCCGTGAAGTTCCAGAAGCGCACCCCGGAAATCTCCACCCCGGCCGACATGCGCGACAAGATGCGTTCCACCCCGTGGGGCGAAATGACTTACCTGGACTACCGCTACCGCGTCGAGTTCGACATGCCCATCTACCAGAAGCTGATCCAGCACGCCGCCGACAAGGGCCTGCACTGCTTCGCTTCGCCGTGGGACGTTCCCTCCGTGGCCTTCATGGAAGAGGCCGGCGCGCTGACCCACAAGGTTGCTTCCGCTTCCGTTACCGACATCGAGCTGCTCACCGCCCTGCGCGAAACCGGCAAGCCGATCATCCTCTCCACTGGCATGTCCACCATCGAGCAGATCGACAAGGCCGTGGAAACCCTCGGGACCGATAACCTGATCCTGATGCACGCCACCTCCACCTACCCGCTGCCCCCCGAAGAGGCCAACCTGCGCATGATCACCACGCTGCAGGAGCGCTACCAGGTGCCCGTGGGCTACTCGGGCCACGAGCGCGGCCTGCAGATCTCCCTGGCCGCCGTTGCCCTCGGCGCGGTGACCGTAGAGCGCCACATCACCCTCGACCGCACCATGTGGGGCTCGGACCAGGCATCCTCGCTGGAGCCGAAGGGCCTCGAAGCCCTG belongs to Arthrobacter crystallopoietes and includes:
- a CDS encoding response regulator; this encodes MSGIRILLVDDHPVVRAGLRAMLSDFEGMTVAAEASDGAAALEELDRLATLGEPVDVVLMDLQMGAGVDGVTATTRIKANGDAGKAAPPVLILTTYDTDADILAAVEAGAAGYMLKDAPPEQIREAVLAAAAGRTALAPEVAARLMGRIRNPEPALSAREVQLVELLATGMPNKEIARKLFISEATVKTHLVHIYAKLGVENRTAAIAEAIKRRIVRSG
- a CDS encoding sensor histidine kinase translates to MSVPTEPAPGPVQPSAGALVLRVLRIGLHTGFAGLLAFAVVLTLINAPHAPLSWLALLLGLLLAGVYLAGTIVEKRHSTTGTGPDPRRYGAAWLALVTVLWVALAAVSGNFVWLAFPLFFLHLHVLKTAHAVFAVAMLTGVVILSQWWHNGWLEPAMLIGPMVGAVFAVFMAMAYRALYLDGENQRRALAELRRTRAELAQSQHDAGVLAERARLAREIHDTLAQGLSSIVLVSRGAANALDAGDTTTAAERIRLAQSTASENLAEARSFIRGLSSPQLEPREDGASALADSLVRLCSATERQAAARGDQLRCRFNLDGDSVRLPAPYEVTLLRAAQASLANVLAHAKARTAVVTLGFLDEDVTLDIYDDGVGFDPSKYDGGGGFGLLTLRERVAALNGRLDLESAPGEGTVVAIRLPLRTGPGEERG
- a CDS encoding ABC transporter permease, which translates into the protein MFLALRDIRFAKGRFALMGTVVALITLLLVMLSGLTAGLGNQSISAIAGLAPAANTVAFGAPAGNEAKASYTESQISRDELDAWQQADGVEHAEAFGIAQTRFSAGRTTNVAVFGVEPGGRLAPAPVADGTVVLSQTIADDLGVAAGDPAEVGGRQLLVSAVVDDQWYSHTPVVWTSLAQWQKVAHINDGGAADGPIATAVAVQLADGDPAGPAAATGNESAGTVTTSVAGSFQALGSYKSENGSLLMMQGFLYGISALVIVAFLTVWTIQRTRDIAVLKAMGGSDGYLLRDALTQAAIVLVAGAAVGGSVGVLGGYVAAQAAPFLLTAASTVLPIAGIVLLGMAGAVVAVRRVTKVDPLTALGGN
- a CDS encoding ABC transporter ATP-binding protein, with protein sequence MTAVLNLVNTTLEYPDGDATVTALDSVDLSARAGTITSLAGPSGSGKSSLLAVAATLIRPTSGVVLLDGVDTTALSARETAVLRRETIGIIFQQPNLLASLTAVEQLQIAEHLRGGSPKKSKARALELLDVVGLADSAGRRPHQLSGGQRQRVNIARALMGEPKLLLVDEPTAALDHERSEAIVRLLVRVTRDFKVATVMVTHDTEYIPLTDAVATMRDGRLTALEQVAV
- the nagA gene encoding N-acetylglucosamine-6-phosphate deacetylase, which codes for MSTVVHSARRITGGEIVAGAWVLLEGGRISAAGTGSWSATGAGQEVAGIREVDAAGAYLVPGFVDMHCHGGGGGSFDDGDTSRGPLTHLAYGTTSLLGSLVTNPLDRLEATLRRLVADAPGDGTLKGFHLEGPFLAASHCGAHNPSFLAPPTVEAVDRLVEAGGGLLRQVTIAPELDPCFAVIRRLVDHKVAVAVGHTDADYDTARAAFDAGASILTHAFNAMNGLHHRAPGPVAAAFDSPHVTLEVIPDGHHAHDSMLRMAFHAAPGRVALITDAMAAAGCGDGTYHLGSLPVEVNDGVARLPHGGPIAGSTLTMDAALRRAVAAGIPLPEAVAAATSVPARATGLDGDGAGSLGVRSAADLILLDRNLRPHRIWQAGEELPGTKGQGQQDQPSRI
- a CDS encoding phytoene desaturase family protein; the encoded protein is MAFTDRQPVVRQEGGAYMSLPDAAVVGAGPNGLAAAVILARAGLKVTVFEGGATPGGGARTTELMEPGHWHDVCSAVHPMAVAAPFFRDFGLAERVELITPDISYSHVIDGAKAAFAYRDLDRTAHALGVDGQAFRSLMEPLVTHSRNVLDLTMNQLLRLPRHPVSALRYGLRSLEQGSPAWNMRFKEYLAPALLSGVMAHTPGGLQRPVAAGAGLMLGSLAHAVGYPLPVGGSQAIVDELVRDLKNHGGKLVTGHRVNSLAELTDARTVLLDTSPQELVRLAGGRLPRGYAKSLISYRYGPGAGKVDFILSDPVPWANAKLARAGTIHLGGTREQVAASEKDIARGRHSEKPFVLVSQPSVFDATRAPAGRHVLWTYCHVPQGSTRDMTDVITAQLEAAAPGFSEVVVASHSMSAAEYEQYNPNYVGGDFGTGAVDITQLLARPVLGTKPWKTPLDGVYLCSAATPPGPGVHGMAGYHAARLALKEDFGLPMPALGP
- a CDS encoding glycosyltransferase family 87 protein — its product is MPRFRPARRRLPLRIVVPSRNDPLLRRFTELIGGPLGHRTAPGIVEPGFFKAERVLIVLTTLAALLSVLVKTPCRVAGWVLPDYFYMGCYSDWPVLFETRGLAEGMFPFLTPGGVFEYPVLMGLLAGVTALLVPGSGVSAERSLAYFDVNATLVAVVWIITVIATARMSHRRPWDAAMVALAPGIVVAGTINWDLWAAMLAALAMLSFARGRLVLAGVFIGLGTAMKIYPLLILGAVLLLAIRTGKYRPLVVTTAAAAGTWLAVNLPFMLADFAGWAFFLGFSRDREAGYSSIWYAYNTTVQGQGLPQLGPEFINRASLVLFLLACIGIALLVLSAPRRPRLASIVFLIVAALVLTNKVYSPQFVVWLIPLAALAYPRWRDFLVWQFVELLHWWAVWMYLGQFTSGGAPEHNIDGAYYVLAVLAHIAATAYIAYKVVRSILHPEHDPVRRLETDDPQGGPFDRSGDVLVLDGYAVHRWRSRIGSR
- a CDS encoding acylneuraminate cytidylyltransferase — encoded protein: MSTTDPQEVLVVIPARGGSKGIPFKNLKPVSGRSLVARAVEAARSTPLVTDVVVSTDSADIRFEAERFGARVVERPADLSGDTATSESAVLHALDALDQEFGTRPVVTVLLQCTSPFIDPADLNEAVRKVLDGEADVAFSVAENHNFLWTKNDDGAVTAVGHSADFRPRRQDREPQYRETGAFYAMLTEGFTERRHRFFGRLDLQVVPAEHAIEVDSLEDLALVQAMAAPAEATAVDVDALVMDFDGVHTDDHAFVNSEGEEFVRVSRGDGMGIARLRRAGVPQLILSTETNQVVTARANKLGIDVVQDVRDKAEAVSEWMAVRGLDPERVAFVGNDVNDLPAMGKVGWPVAVADARSEVKAAARIVLSHNGGEGAVREICELVLAAHTAAATGSRNAIAEMTERAS
- a CDS encoding N-acetylneuraminate synthase family protein — translated: MTTETTLPTGAPAPVAIGDVQVGAGQPVYVIGEIGINHNGDIEIAKQLIDVAAAAGANAVKFQKRTPEISTPADMRDKMRSTPWGEMTYLDYRYRVEFDMPIYQKLIQHAADKGLHCFASPWDVPSVAFMEEAGALTHKVASASVTDIELLTALRETGKPIILSTGMSTIEQIDKAVETLGTDNLILMHATSTYPLPPEEANLRMITTLQERYQVPVGYSGHERGLQISLAAVALGAVTVERHITLDRTMWGSDQASSLEPKGLEALVRDIRILEDAMGDGVKQVFPGELAPLSRLRRVDA